A genomic region of Salvelinus alpinus chromosome 12, SLU_Salpinus.1, whole genome shotgun sequence contains the following coding sequences:
- the LOC139535558 gene encoding E3 ubiquitin-protein ligase PDZRN3-B-like isoform X2 translates to MGCILCTLQKPEEQYKLLYEVCQVNGKDLSKATHDQAVEAFRTAKEPIMVQVLRRAPRPKPSSPASDTQVVDISTQTDITFQHIMALTKLPAAAPTVAVLDQYLMPEEHSPGHEYFDPNDFLEGMQQEMEREELEYEEVDLYRANIQDKLGLTVCYRTDDEDETGIYVSEIDPNSIAAKDGRIREGDRIIQINGIEIQNREDAVALLTSEENQNVCLLVARPEIQLDEGWMDDDRNDFLDDLHMDMLEQQHHQAMQFTASMLQQKKREEDGGTTDTATLLSNHHEKDSGVGRTDESTRNDESSEQENLGDDQTAASNTLGSCSRRKLAYSQDTLGSVDLPFSGESFISADYDHADFLGIPADECERFRELLELKCQVRSAGGSQELYCQSAGAGGAEEGVDKELELLNEELRSIELECLNIVRAHKMQQLREQYRESWMLHNSGFHNYNTSIDARRHELSDITELPEKSDKDSSSAYNTGESCRSTPLTLELSPDNSLRRGAENQGESGASSSAGPNSRILKPLLSPVQEAGGPSRIRPSSSKESECGPQAEGKERKLGESTHKLAQPRSLYKHAHIPAHAQHYQSYMQLIQQKSAVEYAQSQMSLVSLVSRGDPVNPGDMLDPKMEWKVKIRSDGTRYITKRPVRDKLLKERALRIHEERSGMTTDDDAISELKMGRYWSKGERKQHAVRAKEQRQRREFMKQSRADCLKEQASLDDDKKEPNIIELSHKKMMKKRNKKIFDNWMTIQELLTHGAKSPDGTRVYNSLLSVTTV, encoded by the exons ATGGGATGCATCCTCTGTACCCTGCAGAAGCCTGAGGAGCAATACAAACTACTCTATGAGGTCTGCCAG gtgaatgGGAAGGACCTGTCCAAGGCCACCCATGACCAGGCAGTGGAGGCCTTCCGCACAGCCAAGGAGCCCATCATGGTCCAGGTGCTTCGCCGGGCCCCCCGCCCCAAACCCTCCAGCCCTGCCTCAGACACCCAGGTGGTGGACATCAGCACCCAAACAGACATCACCTTCCAACACATCATGGCCCTCACCAAGCTGCCTGCCGCCGCCCCCACCGTGGCTGTGTTGGACCAATATCTCATGCCTGAGGA GCATTCCCCCGGGCACGAGTACTTTGACCCCAATGATTTCCTGGAGGGCATGCAGCAGGAGATGGAGCGAGAGGAGCTGGAATATGAG GAAGTGGATTTGTACAGAGCCAACATCCAGGACAAGCTTGGGTTGACCGTCTGCTACAGGACTGATGATGAGGACGAGACTGGGATCTACGTCAGTGAG ATTGACCCAAACAGCATCGCTGCAAAGGATGGCAGGATCAGAGAGGGAGATAGAATTATCCAG ATCAACGGGATTGAGATCCAGAACCGGGAGGATGCTGTGGCTCTGTTGACCAGTGAGGAGAATCAGAATGTGTGTCTACTGGTGGCCAGACCAGAGATCCAG CTGGATGAGGGCTGGATGGATGATGACAGGAATGACTTCCTGGATGACCTCCACATGGACATGCTGGAGCAGCAGCACCACCAGGCCATGCAGTTCACCGCCAGCATGCTGCAGCAG AAGAAGCGTGAGGAGGATGGTGGAACGACTGACACAGCCACTCTGTTGTCCAACCACCACGAGAAAGACAGCGGGGTGGGCCGCACCGACGAGAGCACGCGCAACGACGAGAGCTCTGAGCAAGAAAACCTGGGGGATGACCAGACCGCGGCCTCCAACACGCTGGGCAGCTGCAGCCGCAGGAAGCTGGCCTACAGCCAGGACACCCTGGGAAGCGTTGACCTGCCCTTCAGTGGTGAGTCCTTCATCTCTGCAGATTACGACCACGCTGACTTCCTGGGTATCCCCGCCGACGAGTGTGAGCGCTTCCGAGAGCTCCTGGAGCTGAAGTGCCAGGTGAGGAGCGCGGGGGGCTCCCAGGAGCTGTACTGCCAGAGTGCAGGGGCTGGAGGGGCCGAAGAGGGGGTGGACAAGGAGCTGGAGCTGCTGAACGAGGAGCTGCGCAGCATTGAGCTGGAGTGCCTCAACATCGTCCGTGCCCACAAGATGCAGCAGCTGAGGGAGCAGTACCGCGAGTCCTGGATGCTGCACAACAGCGGCTTCCACAACTACAACACCAGCATTGACGCGCGCCGCCATGAGCTCTCCGACATCACAGAGCTGCCGGAGAAGTCAGACAAGGACAGCTCCAGCGCCTACAACACCGGTGAGAGCTGCCGCAGCACCCCCCTCACCCTAGAGCTGTCCCCAGACAACTCCCTCCGCAGGGGGGCAGAGAACCAGGGCGAGTCTGGGGCCTCCAGTAGCGCAGGGCCCAACAGCAGGATCCTCAagcctctgctgtctcctgtccaGGAGGCCGGTGGCCCCAGCAGAATCAGGCCCTCCTCCTCTAAGGAGTCTGAGTGTGGCCCGCAGGCGGAGGGGAAGGAGCGTAAGCTGGGAGAGTCTACTCACAAGCTGGCCCAGCCCCGCTCCCTGTACAAACACGCCCACATCCCGGCCCATGCCCAGCACTACCAAAGCTACATGCAGCTGATCCAGCAGAAGTCTGCCGTGGAGTACGCCCAGAGCCAAATGAGCCTGGTCAGTCTGGTCAGCCGCGGTGACCCCGTGAACCCCGGAGACATGCTGGATCCCAAGATGGAGTGGAAGGTGAAGATCCGCAGCGACGGCACGCGCTACATCACCAAGAGGCCCGTCAGGGACAAGCTGCTGAAGGAGCGCGCCCTGCGTATCCACGAGGAGCGCAGCGGCATGACCACGGACGACGATGCCATCAGCGAGCTGAAGATGGGGCGGTACTGGAGCAAGGGGGAGAGGAAGCAGCACGCGGTGCGCGCCAAGGAGCAGAGGCAGCGGCGCGAGTTCATGAAGCAGAGCCGCGCTGACTGCCTGAAGGAACAGGCCAGCCTGGACGACGACAAGAAGGAGCCCAACATCATCGAACTGAGCCACAAAAAGATGATGAAAAAGAGGAACAAGAAAATCTTTGACAATTGGATGACTATCCAGGAACTTTTGACCCACGGTGCTAAGTCGCCTGACGGCACACGAGTGTACAACTCCCTCCTGTCCGTCACCACAGTGTAG
- the LOC139535558 gene encoding E3 ubiquitin-protein ligase PDZRN3-B-like isoform X3, whose amino-acid sequence MLVNGKDLSKATHDQAVEAFRTAKEPIMVQVLRRAPRPKPSSPASDTQVVDISTQTDITFQHIMALTKLPAAAPTVAVLDQYLMPEEHSPGHEYFDPNDFLEGMQQEMEREELEYEEVDLYRANIQDKLGLTVCYRTDDEDETGIYVSEIDPNSIAAKDGRIREGDRIIQINGIEIQNREDAVALLTSEENQNVCLLVARPEIQLDEGWMDDDRNDFLDDLHMDMLEQQHHQAMQFTASMLQQKKREEDGGTTDTATLLSNHHEKDSGVGRTDESTRNDESSEQENLGDDQTAASNTLGSCSRRKLAYSQDTLGSVDLPFSGESFISADYDHADFLGIPADECERFRELLELKCQVRSAGGSQELYCQSAGAGGAEEGVDKELELLNEELRSIELECLNIVRAHKMQQLREQYRESWMLHNSGFHNYNTSIDARRHELSDITELPEKSDKDSSSAYNTGESCRSTPLTLELSPDNSLRRGAENQGESGASSSAGPNSRILKPLLSPVQEAGGPSRIRPSSSKESECGPQAEGKERKLGESTHKLAQPRSLYKHAHIPAHAQHYQSYMQLIQQKSAVEYAQSQMSLVSLVSRGDPVNPGDMLDPKMEWKVKIRSDGTRYITKRPVRDKLLKERALRIHEERSGMTTDDDAISELKMGRYWSKGERKQHAVRAKEQRQRREFMKQSRADCLKEQASLDDDKKEPNIIELSHKKMMKKRNKKIFDNWMTIQELLTHGAKSPDGTRVYNSLLSVTTV is encoded by the exons gtgaatgGGAAGGACCTGTCCAAGGCCACCCATGACCAGGCAGTGGAGGCCTTCCGCACAGCCAAGGAGCCCATCATGGTCCAGGTGCTTCGCCGGGCCCCCCGCCCCAAACCCTCCAGCCCTGCCTCAGACACCCAGGTGGTGGACATCAGCACCCAAACAGACATCACCTTCCAACACATCATGGCCCTCACCAAGCTGCCTGCCGCCGCCCCCACCGTGGCTGTGTTGGACCAATATCTCATGCCTGAGGA GCATTCCCCCGGGCACGAGTACTTTGACCCCAATGATTTCCTGGAGGGCATGCAGCAGGAGATGGAGCGAGAGGAGCTGGAATATGAG GAAGTGGATTTGTACAGAGCCAACATCCAGGACAAGCTTGGGTTGACCGTCTGCTACAGGACTGATGATGAGGACGAGACTGGGATCTACGTCAGTGAG ATTGACCCAAACAGCATCGCTGCAAAGGATGGCAGGATCAGAGAGGGAGATAGAATTATCCAG ATCAACGGGATTGAGATCCAGAACCGGGAGGATGCTGTGGCTCTGTTGACCAGTGAGGAGAATCAGAATGTGTGTCTACTGGTGGCCAGACCAGAGATCCAG CTGGATGAGGGCTGGATGGATGATGACAGGAATGACTTCCTGGATGACCTCCACATGGACATGCTGGAGCAGCAGCACCACCAGGCCATGCAGTTCACCGCCAGCATGCTGCAGCAG AAGAAGCGTGAGGAGGATGGTGGAACGACTGACACAGCCACTCTGTTGTCCAACCACCACGAGAAAGACAGCGGGGTGGGCCGCACCGACGAGAGCACGCGCAACGACGAGAGCTCTGAGCAAGAAAACCTGGGGGATGACCAGACCGCGGCCTCCAACACGCTGGGCAGCTGCAGCCGCAGGAAGCTGGCCTACAGCCAGGACACCCTGGGAAGCGTTGACCTGCCCTTCAGTGGTGAGTCCTTCATCTCTGCAGATTACGACCACGCTGACTTCCTGGGTATCCCCGCCGACGAGTGTGAGCGCTTCCGAGAGCTCCTGGAGCTGAAGTGCCAGGTGAGGAGCGCGGGGGGCTCCCAGGAGCTGTACTGCCAGAGTGCAGGGGCTGGAGGGGCCGAAGAGGGGGTGGACAAGGAGCTGGAGCTGCTGAACGAGGAGCTGCGCAGCATTGAGCTGGAGTGCCTCAACATCGTCCGTGCCCACAAGATGCAGCAGCTGAGGGAGCAGTACCGCGAGTCCTGGATGCTGCACAACAGCGGCTTCCACAACTACAACACCAGCATTGACGCGCGCCGCCATGAGCTCTCCGACATCACAGAGCTGCCGGAGAAGTCAGACAAGGACAGCTCCAGCGCCTACAACACCGGTGAGAGCTGCCGCAGCACCCCCCTCACCCTAGAGCTGTCCCCAGACAACTCCCTCCGCAGGGGGGCAGAGAACCAGGGCGAGTCTGGGGCCTCCAGTAGCGCAGGGCCCAACAGCAGGATCCTCAagcctctgctgtctcctgtccaGGAGGCCGGTGGCCCCAGCAGAATCAGGCCCTCCTCCTCTAAGGAGTCTGAGTGTGGCCCGCAGGCGGAGGGGAAGGAGCGTAAGCTGGGAGAGTCTACTCACAAGCTGGCCCAGCCCCGCTCCCTGTACAAACACGCCCACATCCCGGCCCATGCCCAGCACTACCAAAGCTACATGCAGCTGATCCAGCAGAAGTCTGCCGTGGAGTACGCCCAGAGCCAAATGAGCCTGGTCAGTCTGGTCAGCCGCGGTGACCCCGTGAACCCCGGAGACATGCTGGATCCCAAGATGGAGTGGAAGGTGAAGATCCGCAGCGACGGCACGCGCTACATCACCAAGAGGCCCGTCAGGGACAAGCTGCTGAAGGAGCGCGCCCTGCGTATCCACGAGGAGCGCAGCGGCATGACCACGGACGACGATGCCATCAGCGAGCTGAAGATGGGGCGGTACTGGAGCAAGGGGGAGAGGAAGCAGCACGCGGTGCGCGCCAAGGAGCAGAGGCAGCGGCGCGAGTTCATGAAGCAGAGCCGCGCTGACTGCCTGAAGGAACAGGCCAGCCTGGACGACGACAAGAAGGAGCCCAACATCATCGAACTGAGCCACAAAAAGATGATGAAAAAGAGGAACAAGAAAATCTTTGACAATTGGATGACTATCCAGGAACTTTTGACCCACGGTGCTAAGTCGCCTGACGGCACACGAGTGTACAACTCCCTCCTGTCCGTCACCACAGTGTAG